The Thermoflavifilum sp. genome contains a region encoding:
- a CDS encoding RagB/SusD family nutrient uptake outer membrane protein has protein sequence MKRHTSIYPMLMLASVLLISACSKSFLEVQPRGLQLESNYYQTPDQAFAALVAAYNPMGWEAGGSDNTYIDPLGPLNSASDECYAGGGGPTDMAFWQVWNTYTLTPALGPQAGFWDRNYTGIYRVNVFLSKIDGVQGLDPATKARYVAEAKFLRAYYYFWLVRLFKNIPLITHPLATEEIYKQTQAPVDSVYHQIETDLKEAIPDLPWTVNIPEEGGRATRGAAYALMGKVIMWEAGPNNNSRMLEAAAYLDSVNFSGYYHLVPNFPDIFSPDNKFNSESILEIVHTGAQNAGWGNWPNFLGNVYTQMVGPRSYSGPIYWSGGWSFNPIIPSFVDSLKGDPRYPYTVANIDSIVNAAPGRSYTAGYQNTGYFIQKYAPLAKYASTTGQPELNFPNDYIEIRLADTYLLEAEALVRGGGDLSKASMLLNAVRARVGLGNVAPTLKNIYHERMIELATEGHRWFDLVRLGWAPSVLAFKGFQAGKHELLPIPLVEMNNTQLKQNPGY, from the coding sequence ATGAAACGACATACAAGCATATATCCGATGCTGATGCTGGCATCCGTTCTGTTGATATCGGCTTGCAGCAAAAGTTTTCTGGAAGTGCAACCCAGAGGATTGCAGCTGGAATCGAATTACTACCAAACGCCCGATCAGGCTTTCGCCGCGCTGGTAGCGGCTTATAATCCCATGGGATGGGAAGCCGGAGGCAGCGATAATACCTATATTGATCCCCTCGGACCGCTCAATTCCGCTTCCGATGAGTGTTATGCCGGAGGAGGCGGTCCTACCGATATGGCTTTCTGGCAGGTGTGGAATACCTACACCCTTACGCCGGCCCTGGGTCCGCAGGCAGGCTTCTGGGATAGAAATTATACGGGTATTTACCGGGTGAATGTGTTCCTTTCTAAAATCGACGGCGTGCAGGGACTCGATCCGGCCACGAAAGCCCGTTATGTTGCGGAAGCCAAATTCCTCCGGGCTTATTATTATTTCTGGCTGGTACGCCTGTTTAAAAACATTCCGCTCATCACCCATCCGCTGGCCACAGAAGAAATCTACAAGCAAACCCAGGCGCCGGTGGATTCGGTGTATCATCAGATTGAAACCGATCTGAAAGAGGCTATTCCCGATCTGCCCTGGACCGTGAATATCCCCGAGGAAGGCGGACGGGCCACCAGAGGAGCGGCATATGCACTCATGGGGAAGGTGATCATGTGGGAAGCCGGCCCCAACAATAATTCACGTATGCTGGAAGCCGCGGCTTATCTGGATAGTGTGAATTTTTCCGGGTATTATCATCTCGTGCCCAACTTCCCTGACATCTTCAGTCCGGATAATAAATTCAACAGCGAGTCGATTCTCGAGATCGTGCACACCGGTGCTCAGAATGCAGGATGGGGTAACTGGCCGAATTTCCTGGGCAACGTTTATACCCAGATGGTTGGCCCTCGCAGCTATAGCGGTCCCATCTACTGGTCGGGTGGCTGGAGCTTCAATCCCATTATCCCCAGCTTCGTGGATAGCCTGAAAGGTGATCCGCGCTATCCTTATACCGTGGCCAATATCGACAGCATCGTGAATGCGGCTCCGGGCAGGAGTTACACGGCGGGTTATCAAAATACGGGCTATTTCATCCAGAAATATGCGCCGCTGGCGAAATATGCGTCCACCACAGGTCAGCCGGAACTTAATTTCCCGAACGACTATATTGAAATCCGTCTGGCCGATACCTACCTGCTTGAGGCAGAGGCGCTCGTGAGGGGTGGGGGCGACCTGAGCAAGGCCAGCATGCTGCTGAATGCAGTCAGAGCGCGTGTGGGGCTGGGCAATGTGGCACCTACGCTGAAAAACATCTATCACGAACGCATGATTGAGCTGGCAACAGAAGGACATCGCTGGTTTGATCTGGTGCGACTGGGCTGGGCGCCTTCGGTACTGGCTTTCAAAGGATTTCAGGCAGGTAAACATGAACTGCTGCCCATTCCGCTGGTGGAAATGAATAATACCCAGTTGAAACAAAATCCTGGTTATTGA